Proteins from a genomic interval of Plasmodium sp. gorilla clade G2 genome assembly, chromosome: 10:
- a CDS encoding SNF2 helicase, putative has protein sequence MNNNSNIREAVPHFTTDNKNNESENSIMKKNLTSNFMGQVNNNKNSTTCSSTYLNNTNNMNISKDKNYNSNINNDNNASISITNSLLNNDQNMSMRPQMGMNKNCGGGLHNSYQKSLLSSYNMNNMSMNHLMNNSINRYNSLNNNYPHQDMNQTNMNMTNIKSALQNNNNNNNNDVKGNNMKQNSYMNNNMNYQRNDMLMRNNSNSFNMPGNFYPYNNSNNSNNNNNNNNSNNNNNNNNSNNNNSNNNNNNNNNNNNNNNSSYYGASSVMGLNSNTNNMMNNTSLNNNFNNNMGAENNNKTMNLLNKTGGGNLDNTSHQPMKSLQSTVNLNNRNINSMNNVSGNNNSNSINSNNINSNSVFNNNSKGVSSFISNPSMNVKGISNVCNIASYRNNTSFEKTNSIIDNNMRYMNVYNKMGYNNNVNDYQAYDNSSALNDNLNNNKDKQGKEEGSGNNEKNGTSNTMNNDNNNNNIGDSKLRKKRGESFNTKGIIGNNAESMIFKTYKNNDMDANNNNNNNNNKDSIMNNLSNNNIGGTTSNPYNLYSNYNLKYAMNMDMFNNNNNMGSFNMLNRNIMNNHLNNNNNNNFSGMSMFNNMGDMNNNNNNNSSSSMLYNNMNNFNLLNSYNNNDNNNNMNSIGVGLNRYNAYKSMENLKNYNEALMNGGAGNNNLSNLMNMSNFNNMVYLNGHSSMNEMNMRLLNNAKFLPGNMGLSNNNYMNDSQYMNNNENLYGMLYNNMDDKNNTKYSRKGSLGAKQQQLQQQQQQQQGLSSTKGRKSTSQKKKKTKSATTGSVGTLNGLGGGEEKLKKGAAGKIGDDFIMDNNGDIVNDGNHDETDLYVNTYVKKSTTTKSSTRKSSYYYETAEDKYNEKVRKNEKYDIFVSPNIGTIEGGRTNLRQRRKVHNYAQMEDNYFETDEEDKRVDEEKFLLRQEKQSMGGIDRVLHHRKILDYDKINSISNNPYLYINKKNKLKEKEKSSNGNNEKIDGCEDGSNSGKVNNDENNENVKDENVKDEDVKSEDVKNEDVKSEDVKNEDVKNEDVKDENLADNNINNNKDEMTKVDSNKQTNNNGDNDDGNGVDEFCEEEDIEDINEVEFLIKWIDRSHIHNFFCTYDYLKNFHGIKKVDNYIKKIRQSFQKRKFMTADEIEQEKIYSEIKKQIEMDAIQAERIVMHKISDITNEQVFLVKWTSCAYDQCTEETKQTLIDHGFAKLIEEYFDRESKIYGMKAMASVWNRGPLSVTKFDPYHETPFYLNEKKLRAYQLTGLNWIVSRMKRNLSVLLADEMGLGKTVQTIAVVGHMLYKEKLIGPYLVIVPQSTVDNWLNEFKSWLPQANVVCYHGNAVSRELIRTHELKKVYVPNKGYRYKFDVCITTPSILNSVSDVELLKKMPWQLMVVDEAHQLKNRQSKRFIELKQFMAESKLLLSGTPLHNNLEELWTLLHFLNPQQYTYYETFQKKYNEIENTSLIGEAKQKQLIQLQHELHEVILRRVKKDVEKSLPNKVERILRVELSPIQIEYYKNILTKNYEQLAKASGGAKNSLQNICMELKKVCNHPFLCAEPLDKDEYKERLVYSSGKICLLEKLLIRLKERGNRVLIFSQMVKMLNILSEYLTLRGFKHQRLDGTMTKEMRKKAMNHFNSKNSDDFVFLLSTKAGGLGINLTSADTVIIYDSDWNPQNDLQAGARAHRIGQTKTVQIYRLVTKDSIEQTILERAKVKMVLDTLVVQGLNKKQNDNVNYVGGETGGSSNGFTREELSKILKFGAQKLWEKNSSKYSPQKLDEDKNAIKGVDVDLDKILEEAEINENANNANKELSLNSELNALQGSSNFFNSGNSLFGNTNLVGTNGATAGSGGIADDLLSSYNNITEFKYEPPANLKSNIYNDSTKADEVDEEENDKDFWDKTIPLEERLKLKRMKEEELLVHGPRKTRAKDMRSVLYMDHGHYNTGSSHHNNNAHGNNNDDEDSDEFTIKYNDKNSKHLKKKRQRRTSTHITEKDKFRLYRSLLKFGNPSLRLDDIQEDAKLTKVDKNVILTELNIIVETCNEIVERVSKNESVDDNKAKGSINDVGDVNSKDDGNKMKKGIEEENPDASLNTKDEEDNNASTTGSNNVTTMSCDDSNKQDDNKKKVEEEGEKDDTLTNDNNAKEDEEVGTIGTVVSKRRRGSTLNSNSSSVMSHGMRTRDKASKDEDNNNNNKEDDGGNNKEDDGNNKNDGNNKNDDDNNKNDENTKNDDNNKNDDNNKNDDSVEDELLLNQNDDDQLNTKNNENSNDESDGGNNKAKGLDKGKKMDAYTFFIGTNRANALDLCQRLKLFEALHNFIKEQNNDNEYSFKLPLKKCDEVAGEDENGKNNEKEKSEKDEKTEDGNVKNKEVEEKNNICVDVMIDSSKDYLKLKLPDCIFKHIRDLTSKDVKSWTRTDDENLIRGVYVYGFGSFNEICADVHLNLSHMKNIKCDKVKMRCVRILRMIEEVYNNKGNEQSGCRKRRRTKNKNSINVEGVTMDGIIKKEKRKYNTSSNNNNRDLDIDVDAYNDDVDGVDDGEYNESSSKGHLKSGALIKVDKGNNNNNSNTTSRLSSNRKGVHYGRRSSERMKFTHLLVDKNSASAIRKRRGYIKRGSAAGVSSSNIGLGGVSGNFVDELNEDIEGEDDFIETQEDNENSKHHHNQHNNSKKSKKKRHTNADVSKDDKESKRKRGHNKLKNEYDYYENNEKEEDDERGSKFNDNEYNDDIIDDYNDDYNDDDDDDEIDPNLKSLPLRFPVIEKKKTKSTILKNAKNETIVCIESSDSSSSTEDKSIRSKEDEYDEEEEEEEEDDDDEEDDDDEDDDEDDDEEDDDDEDDDDDEEEEETGKRKRRRNSRYYNSKNKYNKNNEMLDTSSVGVNDEYKYEDGDTLERKKRSKVLDKKKKKLKRRKKEKKDKRKRKRRKIVDENEIFDKIKNLNINDMDYEEQQHCIKKLVKKYMKKYKKLLKLIKKVILLSVENANQVNNEEENQSQLVVHEQDQQEDVLLSGRGRRTRTGTRTSTRTSTRRDMDYKKMEGGRRGGKSTSDVTTTNSYEKDEHMNNTNNNIKSVTKLLSPQVLEKIEEFIIFIGKYIDKFCNICNDVECKEKLIQASWEYVSKFVIIMDSTNNKSTATNNNKTNSNSRSKGKGSINTVKMNNYESVRDIYKQWKDKMHVKGSHETNDDDDNNNVIEDEKVFIEFFYAKKVSFNKTHTTTDSNYMNNNLYSNSNELLYSKKGNKSEESMLSRVRRTELLEENNMNINDSNESINEELED, from the coding sequence atgaataataattctaataTTAGAGAGGCGGTGCCTCATTTTACTActgataataagaataatgaaTCAGAGAATTcaataatgaaaaagaacTTGACATCCAATTTTATGGGTCaggtaaataataataagaacagTACTACATGTTCTTCaacttatttaaataatacaaataatatgaatatatcaaaagataagaattataattctaatattaataatgataataatgctTCTATTAGTATAACAAATAGTTTATTGAATAATGATCAAAATATGTCTATGAGACCACAAATGGGAATGAATAAAAACTGTGGAGGTGGTTTACATAATTCATATCAAAaatctttattatcatcttaTAACATGAATAATATGTCTATGAATCACTTGATGAATAATTCTATTAATAGGTATAATTcgttaaataataattatcctCATCAAGATATGAATCAAACAAACATGAACATGACTAATATCAAATCTGCATTgcagaataataataataataataataatgatgtgAAAGGAAATAATATGAAGCAAAATagttatatgaataataatatgaattatcAAAGGAATGATATGTTAATGCGAAATAATTCCAATTCGTTTAATATGCCAGGAAATTTTtatccatataataatagtaataatagtaacaataataataacaataataatagtaacaataataataacaataataatagtaacaataataatagtaacaataataataataacaataataataataacaataataataatagttcaTATTATGGTGCATCCTCAGTAATGGGATTAAATTccaatacaaataatatgatgAACAATAcatcattaaataataattttaataataatatgggtgcagagaataataataaaacgaTGAATTTATTAAACAAGACCGGAGGAGGAAATTTAGATAATACATCACACCAACCAATGAAATCCTTACAAAGTACTGTGAACttaaataatagaaatattaaCAGTATGAATAATGTTagtggtaataataatagtaactCAATAAATtcgaataatataaattctaatagtgtttttaataataatagtaaggGTGTGAGTAGTTTTATTTCCAACCCTAGTATGAATGTTAAAGGTATAAGCAATGTATGTAATATAGCAtcatatagaaataatactTCTTTTGAAAAAACCAATAGTataatagataataatatgagatatatgaatgtatataataaaatgggttataataataacgtTAATGATTATCAGGCATATGATAACTCATCAGCTTTGAATGATaacttaaataataataaggacAAGCAGGGAAAAGAGGAAGGTAGtggaaataatgaaaaaaatggtaCATCAAACACTatgaataatgataataataataataatattggaGATTCCAAattgagaaaaaaaagaggaGAGAGTTTTAATACCAAAGGGATAATAGGGAATAATGCTGAGTCCATGatatttaaaacatataaaaataatgacatGGAcgcaaataataataataataataataataataaggatagtattatgaataatttatcaaataataatattggtGGAACAACATCTAatccatataatttatattcgaATTATAATTTGAAATATGCAATGAATATGGatatgtttaataataataataatatgggttcttttaatatgcttaatagaaatataatgaacaatcacttaaataataataataataataatttttctggTATGTCCATGTTTAATAATATGGgtgatatgaataataataataataataatagtagtagtagtatgttatataataacatgaacaattttaatttattaaattcatataataataatgataacaacaataatatgaatagtatTGGAGTAGGACTTAATAGATATAATGCATACAAAAGTAtggaaaatttaaaaaattataatgaagcACTTATGAATGGTGGTGcaggtaataataatttaagtaACCTTATGAATATGAGCAATTTTAATAACATGGTTTATTTAAATGGTCATTCATCTATGAATGAGATGAATATGagattattaaataatgcaAAGTTCCTTCCAGGGAATATGGGTTtgagtaataataattatatgaatgattctcaatatatgaataataatgagaATTTATATGGAATgttgtataataatatggatgataaaaataatacgaAATATTCAAGAAAAGGTTCGTTAGGAGCTAAACAGCAACAACTACAACAACAACAGCAACAACAACAAGGGTTATCATCGACGAAGGGTAGAAAGTCGACATCtcagaagaagaaaaaaacaaagagTGCAACAACAGGATCAGTAGGAACATTAAATGGTTTAGGAGGTGgagaagaaaaattaaaaaaaggtGCTGCTGGAAAAATAGGTGATGATTTTATTATGGATAATAATGGTGATATAGTAAATGATGGAAATCATGATGAGACTGATTTGTATGTGAATACTTATGTGAAGAAATCCACAACAACCAAAAGTAGTACAAGAAAATcatcttattattatgaaactgcagaagataaatataatgagaAGGTTCGaaagaatgaaaaatatgacaTATTTGTATCTCCAAATATTGGAACGATTGAAGGAGGCCGAACGAATTTAAGACAGAGGAGGAAGGTGCATAATTATGCTCAAATGGaagataattattttgaaaCCGATGAGGAAGATAAGAGAGTTGATGAAGAGAAATTTTTATTGCGACAAGAAAAGCAGAGTATGGGAGGAATAGATCGAGTATTGCATCATAGAAAGATATTGGATTATGATAAGATAAATAGTATAAGTAATAATccatatttgtatataaataagaagaATAAGTTGAAGGAAAAAGAGAAAAGCTCAAATggtaataatgaaaaaattgatGGATGTGAGGATGGTTCAAATAGTGGAAAGGTTAATAATGATgagaataatgaaaatgtgaAAGATGAAAATGTAAAAGATGAAGATGTAAAAAGTGAAGATGTCAAAAATGAAGATGTAAAAAGTGAAGatgtaaaaaatgaagatgtcaaaaatgaagatgtaaaagatgaaaatttggctgataataatataaataataataaggatgAAATGACTAAAGTCGATTCTAACAAACAAACGAATAATAATGGAGATAACGATGATGGAAATGGAGTTGATGAATTTTGCGAAGAAGAAGATATTGAGGATATTAATGAAGTAGagtttttaataaaatggaTAGACAGATCTCATATTCATAACTTTTTTTGTACTTATgattatttgaaaaatttCCATGGTATAAAGAAAGTAgacaattatattaaaaagataaGGCAATCATTTCAAAAGAGAAAGTTTATGACAGCTGATGAAATAGAACAAGAAAAGATATATTCTGAGATTAAGAAGCAGATCGAAATGGATGCTATCCAAGCAGAGAGAATAGTTATGCATAAAATTAGTGACATTACAAATGAGCAAGTATTTTTAGTAAAATGGACTAGTTGTGCCTATGACCAATGTACGGAAGAAACGAAACAGACATTAATAGATCATGGATTTGCTAAATTAATTGAAGAATATTTTGATAGGGAAAGTAAAATATATGGTATGAAAGCTATGGCAAGTGTATGGAATAGAGGACCTTTAAGTGTTACTAAGTTTGATCCTTATCATGAAACtccattttatttaaatgagaaaaaattaagagCTTATCAATTAACAGGATTAAATTGGATTGTGAGTAGAATGAAAAGGAATTTGAGTGTACTTTTAGCTGATGAAATGGGTTTAGGTAAAACGGTTCAAACTATTGCAGTTGTTGgtcatatgttatataaagaaaaattgaTTGGTCCATATTTAGTTATAGTGCCACAATCAACTGTTGATAATTGGTTGAATGAATTTAAAAGTTGGTTACCTCAAGCAAATGTAGTATGTTATCATGGAAATGCTGTAAGTAGAGAATTAATTAGAACTcatgaattaaaaaaggtTTATGTACCGAATAAAGGATATCGTTACAAATTTGATGTCTGTATCACTACACCATCTATATTAAATAGTGTTAGTGATGTAGagttattgaaaaaaatgcCATGGCAATTAATGGTGGTTGATGAAGCACatcaattaaaaaatagaCAATCAAAAAGATTTATTGAATTAAAACAATTTATGGCAGAatctaaattattattaagtgGTACTCCCTTACACAATAATTTAGAAGAATTATGGACCTTGTTACATTTCTTAAATCCACAACAGTACACTTACTATGAAACCTttcaaaagaaatataatgaaattgAAAATACAAGTTTGATTGGTGAAGCaaaacaaaaacaattaATACAATTACAACATGAATTACATGAGGTTATATTAAGAAGAGTTAAAAAAGATGTGGAAAAATCGCTTCCAAATAAAGTTGAACGTATATTAAGAGTTGAATTATCCCCTATACAGAttgaatattataagaacATTTTGAccaaaaattatgaacaacTAGCAAAAGCTTCAGGGGGTGCAAAAAATtctttacaaaatatatgtatggaATTAAAGAAGGTATGTAATCATCCATTTTTATGTGCTGAACCGTTAGATAAGGATGAATATAAAGAACGTTTAGTTTATTCTAGTGGAAAAATTTGTTTATTAGAAAAGTTATTAATTAGATTAAAAGAAAGAGGAAATCgtgtattaattttttctcaAATGGTGAAAatgttaaatattttaagtgAGTATTTAACATTAAGAGGATTTAAACATCAACGATTGGATGGTACGATGACCAAAGAAATGAGAAAAAAGGCAATGAACCATTTTAATAGTAAGAATTCAGATGATTTTGTATTCTTATTATCAACAAAAGCTGGTGGTTTAGGTATTAATTTAACATCTGCTGATAcggttattatatatgactCTGATTGGAATCCTCAAAATGATTTACAGGCAGGAGCAAGAGCACATCGTATTGGTCAAACGAAGACGGTTCAAATATATCGTTTGGTAACAAAAGATTCGATTGAACAAACTATATTAGAAAGAGCAAAAGTAAAAATGGTGTTAGATACATTGGTTGTTCAAGGTTTAAACAAGAAACAAAATGACAATGTGAATTATGTAGGTGGTGAGACTGGTGGTTCATCGAATGGTTTTACAAGAGAAGAGTTATCTAAAATATTAAAGTTTGGTGCTCAGAAATTATGGGAGAAAAACAGTTCTAAATATTCTCCTCAAAAATTGGATGAGGACAAAAATGCGATAAAAGGGGTAGATGTTGATTTAGATAAAATTTTGGAAGAAGcagaaataaatgaaaatgcgAATAATGCAAATAAAGAATTAAGTTTGAATTCTGAATTGAATGCATTACAAGGTTCtagtaatttttttaatagtgGAAATAGTTTATTTGGAAATACAAATTTGGTTGGTACCAATGGGGCCACAGCAGGAAGTGGAGGAATAGCAGATGATTTGTTAAgttcatataataacattaCAGAATTTAAATATGAGCCTCCAGCAAATTTGAagagtaatatatataacgatTCAACAAAAGCAGACGAGGTAGATGAAGAAGAGAATGATAAAGATTTTTGGGATAAGACCATACCGTTAGAAGAACGATTAAAATTGAAAAGAATGAAAGAGGAAGAATTATTAGTACATGGTCCAAGAAAAACGAGAGCAAAAGATATGAGAAGTGTATTATATATGGATCATGGACATTATAATACGGGTTCATCTCATCATAATAACAATGCTCatggaaataataatgacGATGAGGATAGTGATGAATTTACTAtcaaatataatgataagaatagtaagcatttaaaaaagaagcGACAAAGAAGAACATCAACACATATAACTGAAAAGGACAAATTTAGATTATATAGATCATTGTTAAAATTTGGAAATCCAAGTTTGCGTTTGGATGACATTCAAGAGGATGCAAAATTGACTAAAGTAGACAAGAACGTAATATTGACAGAATTGAATATAATTGTTGAGACTTGTAACGAAATAGTTGAGAGGGTATCTAAAAATGAGTCtgttgatgataataaagcaAAAGGTTCAATTAATGATGTGGGTGATGTGAATTCCAAAGATGATGGtaataaaatgaagaaaGGAATAGAAGAAGAGAACCCAGATGCCTCTTTAAATACAAAGGATGAAGAGGATAATAATGCATCTACAACAGGAAGTAATAATGTAACAACAATGTCTTGTGACGATTCGAATAAGcaagatgataataaaaagaaagttGAAGAAGAAGGAGAGAAGGATGATACTTTGACGAATGATAACAATGCAAAGGAGGATGAAGAAGTAGGAACGATTGGAACGGTTGTGAGCAAAAGAAGGCGAGGCAGTACATTGAATAGTAACAGTAGTAGTGTTATGAGTCATGGTATGAGAACTCGAGACAAGGCTTCCAaagatgaagataataataataataataaagaagatgATGGTGGTAACAATAAAGAAGATGATGGtaacaataaaaatgatggtaacaataaaaatgatgatgataacaataaaaatgatgaaaacactaaaaatgatgataacaataaaaatgatgataacaataaaaatgatgatagtGTGGAGGATGAACTTTTGCTTAATCAGAACGATGATGACCAATTAAATAccaaaaataatgaaaattcgAATGACGAAAGTGACGGCGGAAATAATAAAGCGAAAGGGCTAGATAAAGGGAAGAAAATGGATGCATACACCTTTTTTATAGGAACAAATAGAGCAAATGCTTTAGATTTATGTCAACGACTAAAATTATTTGAAGCTttacataattttattaaagaacaaaataatgacAATGAGTATAGTTTTAAGTTGCCACTAAAAAAATGTGATGAAGTTGCAGGTGAAGATGAGAATGGAAAGAATaacgaaaaagaaaaatccgAAAAGGATGAAAAGACTGAAGATGGAAATGTTAAGAATAAAGAAGTAgaagagaaaaataatatatgtgtagATGTGATGATCGATTCTTCAAaagattatttaaaattgaaACTTCCTGATTGtatatttaaacatataaGAGATTTGACATCAAAAGATGTAAAATCATGGACAAGAAcagatgatgaaaatttaaTTAGAGGAGTATATGTATATGGTTTTGGATCATTTAATGAAATATGTGCAGATGTACATTTGAATTTGAgtcatatgaaaaatataaaatgtgatAAGGTTAAAATGAGATGTGTGAGAATATTAAGGATGATAGAGGAggtgtataataataaagggAATGAACAAAGTGGGTGTAGAAAACGTCGTAGAacgaaaaataaaaatagtatTAATGTGGAAGGTGTTACAATGGAtggtattataaaaaaggaaaagcgAAAATACAATACTAgcagtaataataataatagagaTTTAGATATAGATGTAGATgcatataatgatgatgttGATGGGGTGGATGATGGTGAATATAACGAATCTTCAAGCAAGGGTCATCTAAAAAGTGGTGCCTTGATTAAGGTAGATAAAGggaataacaataataatagcaATACGACAAGTAGACTTAGTAGTAATAGAAAAGGTGTTCATTATGGCAGAAGAAGTAGTGAGCGTATGAAATTTACTCATTTATTAGTAGACAAGAATAGTGCTAGTGCTATTAGGAAAAGGAGaggttatataaaaagaggAAGTGCAGCAGGTGTATCATCAAGCAATATAGGTTTAGGAGGAGTAAGTGGAAATTTTGTAGATGAGCTGAATGAAGATATAGAAGGAGAAGATGATTTTATAGAAACACAAgaagataatgaaaatagtaaacatcatcataatcaacataataattctaaaaaaagtaagaaaaaaagaCATACGAATGCGGATGTATCAAAAGATGATAAAGAATCAAAAAGGAAACGTGGACATAATAAATtgaaaaatgaatatgattattatgaaaataatgagaaggaagaagatgatgaaaGAGGATCAAAGtttaatgataatgaatataatgatgatattattGACGATTATAATGACGATTATAATgacgatgatgatgatgatgaaattGATCCCAACTTGAAAAGTTTACCATTAAGATTTCCTGtaattgaaaaaaagaaaactaAATCgacaatattaaaaaatgcaAAGAATGAAACGATTGTATGTATTGAATCTTCTGATTCTTCATCATCTACTGAAGATAAAAGTATAAGAAGTAAAGAAGATGAATATGACGAAGAGGAGGAGGAGGAGGAGGAAGACGacgatgatgaagaagacgatgatgatgaagacgATGATGAAGacgatgatgaagaagacgATGATGACGAAGACGATGACGATGATGAGGAGGAAGAAGAAACTGGAAAAAGGAAAAGACGAAGAAACAGTAGATATTATAATagcaaaaataaatataataaaaataatgaaatgttAGATACATCAAGTGTGGGTGtaaatgatgaatataaatatgaagatGGAGATACTTTGGAACGTAAAAAACGTAGTAAAGTATTggataagaagaaaaagaaattaaaaaggcgaaaaaaagagaaaaaagacaagagaaaaagaaaacGCAGAAAGATAGTTGATGAGAATGaaatatttgataaaataaaaaatttgaatataaatgatatggATTATGAAGAACAACAACATTGTATAAAGAAGCTtgtaaagaaatatatgaagaaatataaaaaattattaaaattaataaagaaggtaatattattatcagtaGAAAATGCGAATCAAGTGAATAATGAAGAGGAAAATCAATCACAGCTTGTTGTTCATGAGCAGGATCAACAAGAGGATGTATTATTATCAGGAAGAGGAAGAAGAACAAGAACGGGTACACGAACAAGTACAAGAACAAGTACAAGAAGAGATATGGATTATAAGAAAATGGAAGGAGGAAGAAGAGGAGGAAAATCAACAAGTGATGTAACAACTACCAATTCGTATGAGAAGGATgaacatatgaataatacaaataataatattaagtctgtgacaaaattattatcaccTCAAGTACTTGAAAAGATTGAggaatttataatttttattggtaaatatattgataaattttgtaatatatgtaatgatGTTGAATGTAAAGAAAAGTTAATTCAAGCTTCATGGGAGTATGTTTCtaaatttgttattataatggatagtacaaataataaaagtactgctactaataataataaaacgaATAGTAATAGTAGATCTAAAGGCAAAGGTAGTATTAATACTGtgaaaatgaataattatgaaaGTGTGAGAGACATATATAAGCAATGGAAAGATAAGATGCATGTTAAAGGTAGTCATGAAAccaatgatgatgatgataataataatgtaatagAAGATGAAAAGGTATTTATAGAATTTTTTTATGCAAAAAAagtatcatttaataaaaccCATACAACAACAGATagtaattatatgaataataatttgtatagtaatagtaatgaaTTGTTATATAGTAAGAAAGGAAACAAATCTGAAGAGTCCATGTTGTCTAGGGTAAGAAGAACTGAATTAttggaagaaaataatatgaatattaatgATTCTAATGAATCGATAAATGAAGAATTGGAAGATTAA
- a CDS encoding RNA-binding protein, putative: protein MFFKLLRGRKIYINNKNYYNNKYIHGDSFSSSPQKIMSVRRFSEYINIEEKINLPRLKLRGLPFDASEDEIKNFFRDFQLTKQAYPIHIIKGIKNKPTGHAYVYFDDEEEARNACQAMNRKYIRDRFVEIYQDYVYNHNLTPAKEHVTTLMRDRYKKDNQ, encoded by the coding sequence atgttctttaaattattaagaggaaggaaaatatatattaacaacaAAAACTACTacaataacaaatatatacatggGGATTCTTTTTCTAGTAGTCCCCAAAAGATTATGTCAGTTCGTCGTTTCAgcgaatatattaatatagaagagaaaataaatttacCAAGATTAAAACTAAGAGGATTACCTTTTGATGCATCAGAAGacgaaataaaaaatttctttAGAGATTTCCAATTAACAAAACAAGCATATcctattcatataattaaagGAATTAAGAATAAGCCCACTGGGCATGCATATGTGTATTtcgatgatgaagaagaggCCAGAAATGCTTGTCAAGCTATGAACaggaaatatataagagACAGGTTTGTTGAAATTTACCAGGATTATGTTTATAATCACAACTTAACACCTGCAAAAGAGCATGTTACAACATTGATGAGGGacagatataaaaaagacaACCAATAA